A window of Methanosarcinales archaeon contains these coding sequences:
- a CDS encoding phosphoadenylyl-sulfate reductase has product MTDIEQLAKEMENSTPQERLKYALDNYGPNIAVSFSGAEDVVLVDMAKKIRDDIRVFSLDTGRLHPETYKFIEKVREHYNIPVEIFFANRDDTEKLVREKGLFSFYRDGHKECCQVRKVDPLKRALLQLDAWITGQRKDQSPNTRTYIPVIQQDEFFGTPEHPLVKFNPIANWTSQQVWDYIRDNNVPYNKLHEQGYISIGCEPCTKTVNPGQHEREGRWWWEEATKKECGLHAGNVE; this is encoded by the coding sequence TGCAAAAGAAATGGAGAATAGCACTCCCCAGGAGAGACTTAAATACGCTTTGGACAATTACGGACCAAATATTGCGGTTTCATTCAGTGGTGCTGAAGATGTAGTTCTGGTTGATATGGCGAAAAAGATCAGGGATGATATTAGGGTGTTCAGCCTGGATACGGGCCGTCTCCATCCGGAAACCTATAAATTCATTGAAAAGGTCCGGGAACACTATAACATCCCTGTAGAGATATTCTTTGCCAACAGGGATGATACTGAAAAACTTGTTAGGGAAAAAGGATTGTTCTCTTTCTACAGGGACGGCCACAAGGAATGCTGCCAGGTGCGTAAAGTTGATCCACTGAAAAGGGCACTGTTGCAACTGGATGCCTGGATAACCGGACAGCGAAAGGACCAGAGTCCCAATACCAGGACATACATACCTGTAATCCAACAGGATGAGTTTTTCGGAACACCTGAACATCCCCTGGTTAAGTTCAATCCTATTGCCAACTGGACATCACAACAGGTCTGGGACTATATCAGGGACAATAACGTGCCCTATAATAAACTGCATGAACAGGGCTATATCAGTATCGGATGCGAACCCTGTACAAAAACTGTGAATCCCGGGCAGCATGAACGGGAAGGTCGCTGGTGGTGGGAAGAAGCTACCAAAAAAGAATGCGGTTTGCATGCAGGTAATGTGGAATAA